One region of Alphaproteobacteria bacterium genomic DNA includes:
- a CDS encoding sulfate ABC transporter ATP-binding protein, protein MGISAKNICKRYKEFVALDNVSLDVKSGELVALLGPSGSGKTSLLRIISGLDFPDSGSVEFDGAEARTNDQDRHVGFVFQHYALFKHMTVFENIAFGLRVRNKKYRPTEFAIRRKVVKLLNLVHLEAFWDRYPSQLSGGQRQRVALARALAVEPQVLLLDEPFGALDAKVRKELRRWMRKLHNDMHITSIFVTHDQEEAMEVADRVVVMNSSRIEQVGTPEQVYHTPANAFVYDFMGNYNEFDGWKDRDGRIHIAETDVVDSADEVASQEEAETERLLLPEKKRILRMPEGAKAIKLYARPHEMLVSRDPLDDDGIQVKVIHINPAGPLVKMELESNSNRVLQAEVPKSVLDKLVIKRDDTLFVRPKVTRIFE, encoded by the coding sequence ATGGGTATTAGCGCAAAAAACATCTGCAAGCGTTACAAGGAATTCGTCGCGCTGGATAATGTCAGCCTTGATGTGAAATCAGGCGAACTTGTTGCACTGCTTGGCCCATCGGGTTCAGGTAAAACCAGCTTGCTGCGAATTATCTCTGGGCTTGATTTTCCGGATAGTGGCAGCGTGGAATTTGATGGCGCAGAAGCCCGTACAAATGATCAGGACAGGCATGTCGGCTTCGTATTCCAACATTATGCCCTGTTCAAACATATGACCGTGTTTGAAAATATTGCCTTTGGGTTGCGTGTACGTAATAAAAAATACCGCCCAACCGAATTTGCTATCCGCCGCAAGGTCGTGAAACTTTTAAACCTTGTCCATTTAGAGGCATTTTGGGATCGATATCCAAGCCAGTTGTCGGGCGGGCAGCGCCAACGTGTTGCGCTTGCGCGTGCGCTTGCGGTGGAGCCCCAAGTCTTGCTGCTCGATGAACCCTTTGGTGCGCTTGATGCCAAGGTGCGCAAAGAGCTTCGTCGCTGGATGCGTAAATTGCATAACGATATGCACATCACCAGTATTTTTGTAACGCATGATCAGGAAGAAGCAATGGAAGTTGCTGACCGCGTGGTGGTCATGAACAGCAGCCGTATTGAACAGGTGGGGACGCCAGAACAGGTTTATCACACGCCAGCCAACGCATTCGTCTATGACTTCATGGGCAATTATAACGAATTTGACGGTTGGAAGGACCGCGATGGCCGCATCCATATCGCTGAAACCGATGTGGTAGATAGCGCCGATGAAGTTGCGAGCCAAGAAGAAGCAGAAACCGAACGCCTGCTATTGCCGGAAAAGAAACGCATCTTGCGCATGCCCGAAGGTGCGAAGGCCATTAAGCTTTATGCGCGCCCGCATGAAATGCTGGTATCGCGTGACCCGCTAGATGATGACGGCATCCAAGTAAAGGTCATTCACATCAACCCTGCGGGGCCGCTAGTAAAAATGGAACTGGAATCCAATAGCAACCGCGTGCTGCAAGCCGAAGTTCCAAAAAGTGTTCTTGATAAATTGGTCATTAAACGTGACGACACGTTGTTCGTACGCCCCAAGGTGACGCGTATTTTCGAATAG
- a CDS encoding 6-carboxytetrahydropterin synthase yields the protein MYELSKQFRFDAAHTLNRNVNNAKEENRSREIHGHSYRAEITLRGEPNPATGMLIDLYQFEKIIEEARDGLEHKFLDDLKDLGPATMENLSAWIWKQLAPKLPMLHSVTVYRDSGSEKCVYFGPKK from the coding sequence ACACACATTGAACCGCAATGTAAACAACGCGAAAGAAGAAAACCGTAGCCGTGAAATTCATGGCCATTCCTACCGTGCGGAAATTACCCTGCGCGGCGAGCCAAACCCGGCAACCGGAATGCTGATTGATTTATATCAGTTCGAGAAAATAATTGAAGAAGCACGTGATGGATTAGAACATAAGTTCCTTGATGATTTAAAAGACCTTGGTCCTGCCACAATGGAAAATCTATCCGCATGGATATGGAAGCAACTGGCGCCCAAGCTGCCAATGCTGCACAGCGTGACCGTTTACCGCGATAGCGGTAGCGAAAAATGCGTTTATTTTGGGCCTAAAAAATGA
- the queC gene encoding 7-cyano-7-deazaguanine synthase QueC, which yields MSSALVLFSGGQDSTVCLAWALNQFETVHTIGFDYGQRHSVELTCRKTVIEKIKTAYPMWSKKIGSDTLIDLKSLSSIAETSLTREMEIKFNKNGLPNTFVPGRNLLFFNYAAALAYRLGVKNLVGGMCETDYSGYPDCRDETLKALERAINFGMGEEFKIHTPLMWVDKAKTWELAKTLGGQPLIDIIVNETHSCYMGDHTTKHTWGYGCGTCPACELREAGYHKYKAS from the coding sequence ATGAGTTCCGCACTGGTTCTTTTCTCCGGCGGGCAAGATAGCACCGTATGCCTTGCGTGGGCACTGAACCAATTCGAAACCGTACATACGATTGGGTTTGATTACGGGCAACGGCATAGTGTTGAATTGACCTGTCGTAAAACAGTCATCGAAAAAATAAAAACCGCATATCCTATGTGGAGCAAAAAAATTGGCAGCGATACGCTAATTGATTTGAAATCGCTGAGCAGTATTGCCGAGACATCGCTTACCCGTGAAATGGAAATCAAATTTAACAAAAACGGCCTACCCAATACATTTGTGCCGGGGCGCAATTTGCTGTTTTTCAATTACGCAGCTGCCCTTGCCTACCGCCTGGGCGTTAAAAACCTTGTGGGCGGAATGTGCGAAACGGATTATTCAGGTTATCCCGATTGCCGCGATGAAACATTGAAAGCGTTGGAACGCGCCATCAACTTTGGTATGGGCGAGGAATTTAAAATCCACACGCCACTGATGTGGGTAGATAAGGCGAAGACATGGGAATTAGCAAAAACCCTTGGTGGACAGCCGTTAATCGACATTATCGTAAATGAAACCCATAGCTGTTATATGGGTGACCACACAACTAAACATACATGGGGCTATGGCTGCGGCACTTGCCCTGCATGCGAATTGCGTGAAGCTGGCTATCATAAATATAAGGCGAGCTGA
- a CDS encoding sulfate ABC transporter substrate-binding protein, producing the protein MLKAVIAAFWLLLALGASWPAHAAGKLELLNVSYDPTREFYEKYNALFQKHWKDKTAGDISIRQSHGGSAKQARAVIDGLQADVVTLALAYDIDVIAQNRNLLPQNWQELLPNNSSPYTSTIVFLVKKGNPKGIKDWGDLIKEGVEVITPNPKTSGGARWNYLAAYGYADKKFKGDEAKIMDYMKQLFKHVPVLDTGARGSTTTFVQRGIGDVLLTWENEAYLAVNELGKDKYDIVVPPVGILAEPPVAVIQKNAEKKKTQDAAREYLTYLYSKEAQELAAEHYYRPQDKAVLAKYKNRFPTVPMMTIADFGGWKAAQKKHFDDGGLFDELSKK; encoded by the coding sequence ATGTTGAAAGCTGTAATTGCTGCATTTTGGTTGCTATTGGCGCTGGGCGCGTCATGGCCTGCACATGCTGCAGGTAAGCTGGAATTGCTGAATGTTTCCTATGATCCGACGCGTGAATTTTATGAAAAATACAACGCGCTGTTTCAAAAGCATTGGAAAGATAAAACTGCCGGCGATATTTCCATTCGCCAATCCCATGGTGGTTCGGCAAAACAGGCACGCGCAGTGATTGACGGATTGCAGGCAGATGTTGTTACGCTTGCGCTTGCCTATGATATCGACGTCATTGCACAAAACCGTAATCTCTTGCCCCAGAACTGGCAGGAATTGTTGCCGAATAACAGTTCACCCTATACATCGACGATTGTGTTTTTGGTAAAGAAAGGCAATCCCAAGGGTATCAAGGATTGGGGCGATCTGATTAAAGAAGGCGTGGAAGTCATTACGCCTAACCCTAAAACATCTGGTGGTGCGCGCTGGAATTATCTTGCTGCGTATGGTTATGCCGACAAGAAATTCAAAGGCGATGAAGCTAAAATCATGGATTATATGAAACAGTTATTCAAACACGTGCCGGTGTTGGATACAGGGGCGCGCGGTTCAACGACCACATTTGTTCAACGCGGTATTGGCGATGTATTGCTGACATGGGAAAACGAGGCTTATTTGGCTGTAAACGAGCTTGGCAAAGACAAGTACGACATTGTAGTGCCACCAGTTGGCATTTTAGCAGAACCGCCTGTGGCAGTTATCCAAAAGAATGCCGAGAAAAAGAAAACCCAAGATGCCGCTAGAGAATACCTGACTTATCTCTATTCAAAAGAGGCCCAGGAATTGGCGGCCGAGCATTATTACCGCCCGCAAGATAAAGCGGTATTGGCAAAATACAAAAACCGTTTCCCAACTGTGCCGATGATGACCATTGCCGATTTCGGAGGCTGGAAAGCTGCGCAGAAAAAACATTTTGATGATGGCGGGTTATTCGACGAGCTTTCGAAAAAATAA
- the cysW gene encoding sulfate ABC transporter permease subunit CysW, whose amino-acid sequence MSLSIPQNKQNGIGEVLWVRITLIILGMLFLGAVIGLPLAAVFTEALRKGVDAYMASIVEPDALAAIRLTLLVAAIAVPLNIVFGIAASWAITKFEFTGKRLLITLIDLPFSVSPVISGLIYALMFGAQSLLGSWLLEHDIQILFAVPALVIATVFVTFPFVARELIPLMEEQGTEEEEAAILLGASGWQTFISVTLPNIRWGLLYGVLLCNARAMGEFGAVSVVSGHIKGETNTIPLQVEILYNEYNFVAAFSVASILTLLALVTLMLKRMVEKYGAKTKKITT is encoded by the coding sequence ATGTCGCTCTCCATTCCCCAAAATAAACAAAATGGCATAGGTGAAGTGTTATGGGTACGCATAACGCTGATTATCCTGGGCATGCTGTTCCTTGGCGCAGTTATTGGCTTGCCATTGGCGGCGGTGTTCACCGAAGCCTTGCGCAAAGGTGTTGATGCCTATATGGCCAGTATTGTCGAACCGGATGCGCTGGCGGCCATTCGTCTTACGCTGCTGGTTGCGGCGATTGCTGTTCCATTAAACATTGTATTCGGCATTGCTGCCAGCTGGGCGATTACCAAATTTGAATTTACGGGTAAGCGTCTGCTGATCACGCTGATTGATTTACCGTTTTCAGTATCGCCTGTAATTTCAGGTTTGATTTACGCGTTGATGTTTGGTGCGCAATCGCTGCTTGGCTCGTGGCTGTTGGAGCATGATATTCAAATCCTGTTTGCGGTGCCTGCGCTGGTTATTGCGACCGTCTTTGTTACGTTCCCCTTTGTTGCGCGTGAACTTATTCCATTGATGGAAGAGCAGGGTACGGAAGAGGAAGAAGCCGCCATTTTGCTTGGTGCATCGGGCTGGCAAACCTTTATATCAGTCACTTTACCGAATATCCGCTGGGGGTTGCTGTATGGCGTATTGCTGTGCAATGCCCGCGCCATGGGCGAATTCGGCGCAGTTTCGGTGGTGTCAGGCCATATTAAAGGTGAGACCAACACCATCCCGTTGCAGGTTGAGATTTTGTATAACGAATATAATTTTGTCGCTGCGTTTTCAGTGGCATCCATTCTCACTTTATTGGCGCTCGTCACATTAATGCTCAAACGCATGGTTGAAAAATACGGCGCCAAAACCAAAAAGATAACGACGTAA
- the cysT gene encoding sulfate ABC transporter permease subunit CysT has translation MTTTLTSSFFKQLKKPSVLPGFGLTLGFTLVYLALVVLLPLSGLFFATAKLSWAEFFNTITAERVMHAYGVSFGTAFVAALINVVFGLIVAWILVRYDFPFKKIFDAMVDLPFALPTAVAGIALTSLYAPSGWIGQYLEPLGIKIAFTPLGITIALIFVGLPFVVRTVQPVLEDMNRELEEAAASLGATRTQIFLLIFLPHITPALMTGFAMAFARALGEYGSVIFIAGNKPMISEIIPLLIMTKLEQYDHAGATALAIVMLLVSFVMLYLINALQKWGQTRMLRDN, from the coding sequence ATGACCACAACCCTGACATCATCTTTTTTTAAACAGCTTAAAAAGCCAAGCGTGTTGCCGGGATTTGGTCTTACGCTTGGCTTCACGCTGGTTTATCTTGCGCTTGTTGTACTTTTACCGCTTTCGGGTTTGTTTTTTGCAACCGCCAAGCTTTCTTGGGCTGAATTTTTCAATACTATTACTGCTGAACGTGTAATGCATGCCTATGGCGTCAGCTTTGGCACAGCTTTTGTCGCGGCGCTTATCAATGTTGTATTCGGTCTTATCGTTGCATGGATTTTAGTGCGGTATGATTTTCCGTTCAAAAAAATATTTGATGCGATGGTGGATTTACCTTTTGCGTTGCCTACCGCCGTTGCCGGTATTGCGCTGACATCGCTCTATGCCCCGTCGGGCTGGATTGGGCAGTATCTGGAACCCCTTGGCATCAAAATCGCCTTTACCCCGCTTGGGATTACGATTGCGCTTATCTTCGTGGGGTTGCCGTTTGTGGTACGCACCGTTCAGCCAGTATTGGAAGACATGAACCGCGAATTGGAAGAGGCGGCAGCTAGTTTAGGTGCAACCCGCACACAAATCTTTTTACTGATTTTCTTGCCGCATATTACGCCTGCATTGATGACAGGATTTGCCATGGCTTTTGCCCGCGCGCTGGGTGAATATGGTTCGGTAATTTTCATCGCAGGCAACAAGCCGATGATTTCAGAAATCATCCCGCTGCTGATTATGACGAAGCTGGAGCAATACGACCATGCAGGAGCAACTGCGCTGGCAATCGTTATGCTGCTTGTTTCTTTTGTTATGCTCTACCTCATCAACGCGTTACAAAAATGGGGTCAAACCCGGATGCTGAGGGATAATTAA